ACCCGCATCCACCTGCCGTACTAACCAGGGATCGGCCGTAGCTGGCTGCAAGACTTTTGAGCACATCATCGGGCTGAGCGTTAAGGCAACAATACTGGAAAACAGCACCGCGGCACTCATTGCCACAGCGAATTCTTTAAATAATTTGCCTAAATCACCATCAAGGAAGGTGATAGGCATAAACACAGAAATTAATACCAAGGTGGTTGCTATCACAGCAAATGCCACTTGGCGGGCCCCTAAAAATGCCGCTTTTAACGGGCTTTCACCCGTTTCAATCCGGCGGTGAATATTTTCCAGCATCACAATGGCGTCATCCACCACCATGCCAATAGCTAAAATCATCGCCAGCAGGGTTAACAGATTAATGGTGTAACCAAGGGCGTAGAGCACAATAAAGCTGGATAGCAAAGAGACAGGGACTGCTAACGCGGGAATGAGCATGGCCCGGACACTACCAAGAAACAGATAAATCACCACAATCACTAACGCCATGGCGATAAAGAGTGTCTGATACACCTCTTGGATAGAAGCCTCAATAAAGACCGAGCTATCATAGGAGCGCTTAATCGCCATCCCCGGCGGCAAAGTTTGATTTAATTCATCTGCCAACGCATTGGCCAAGCGGGAGACATCCAATGTATTGGCGGTAGACTGCTTCGCTACCCCAAGACCAATCATGGACTCACCATTACCCCGGAACATAATCCGCGCTTCATCCGAGCCCAGCTCCACCCGAGCCACATCCCCCAGCTTAATCAGGTACCCATCTTCACCTTCACCCAACACTAAGGCCGCAAAATCGGCCGGGGTATAAAAACTGCGGGCCACTCGCACTGAAAAGTGCCGCTCAGCAGATTCTACCGAACCCGCGGGTAATTCGAGATTCTCCGCCCGCAGCACTTTTTCCACATCAGCCACGGTCAAACCACGGGCGGCCAGTGCTTCACGATCAAGCCAGATGCGCATGGCGTAATACTTACCACCGCCGACCCGAATGGTTGATACGCCATCGAGGGCGGAAAAGCGATCAACCAGGTAGCGGCGGGCATAATCACTCAGCTCCAGTGTTGATAGGCGATCAGACACTAAATTAAGCCACATAATGACCTGATCACCACTGTTCGCTTTGCGCACTTCAGGCGGCTGCGCTTCTTCCGGTAAATTGTCAAGTAGGCGAGAAACCCGGTCACGCACATCATTCGTGGCCGATTCAATATCCCGGCTGATATCAAATTCCAGTGTTACCGTTGAGCGACCATCACGGCTACTGGAGCTAATATGGCGGATCCCTTCCACTCCGCTGACCCTATCCTCCACCAACTGGGTAATGCGACTCTCCACCACGGCGGCGCTGGCACCACGATAACTGGTATCAATCGACACCACAGGCGGGTCAATATCCGGATATTCCCGCAGTGGCAATTTATCAAAGGCCACTAAGCCAAGGATCACCAATAAAATACTCAGCACCGATGCTAAAACGGGCCGGGTGACGGCAATATCTGTTATCCTCATTGCCGCCCCTCCTCGGCAACACCAGCATAACTAAAAGGCTCAGCAGCCACCGTGGTAACATCACGTCCTGGGCGAACCTTCATCATGCCGCGGACCATCAATTGCTCCCCAGCTGCAATCCCACCGACCAGTTCCACAAACCCACGCTGCCGCATGCCCAAAGTCACCTGGCGGCGTACCACCTTGCCCGCTTCCACCAAATACACAAAGTGATCTGGCCCGATAGGAATAATGGCCGACTCCGGCACCATCATGGCATCACGGTGGTTGCTTATCAGCACTAATTGCATCAGCATCCCTGGTCGCAACAGCAGATCAGGGTTCGGGATTTCAGCCCGCACGGTGACGGCCCGTGTCGCCGCATCAATGCGAGTGTCAATGCCGCTAACTCGACCTTGGAATATTCGGCCGGGGTAGGCAACACTGGTGGCCTCAATACTGCGACCTGCAGCCATCTGACTGATAACGCGCTCGGGTACGGCAAAGTCCAATTTCACCACCGCCAAATCATCAAGGGTGGTCATCACAGTGCCGGGCGTGACCAAACTGCCTTTACTTATCTGCCGCAGGCCTAATAGCCCGGCAAAAGGCGCGGTAATATGTCGCTCCGCTACCGCCGCTTTGGCAGCCGCCAACTCAGCTTTGGCTGTATCAAGCTGACTTTGCAGTCTGTCACGCTCAAGCTCAGCCACGGTTTGATTACTCACTAAGGAACGGATCCGCGCTAATTCCCGCATCTGTTCATGCAGTTTTACCCTTGCCGCCTCTACCCTTGCCTGCTGATCAGCCGTATCAAGCTCTGCCAGTAATTGGCCTTTGTTAACAAATTGACCGTCATGAAAATGCAGTGCCGTTATGCGCTCCGCCACACTGGGGGTAATCACCACAGACTCTCTGGCGGCAACAGTTCCTATGGCAAACACTTCATCACGAACGGGAGAAATACGGGTATCAATCACTACCACTTGTACCGGCCCCCCCCGGCGAGATGGCGGCTTGGCATCCTGAGAGGAAAATGACCACCAATACCATGCTGAAGCACACAGCAATGCTGCAAGAGAGAATAAAATTATGTTTTTCATGACTTACTGTTCCATGTAAATGCCGGGTCAGTTTACATGGCAGCAAAACAGCATCAAGTAACTTTACCAAAAGTTACAAAAAGATAACCAACATCTTAATTGATACATCAAACAGTCAATAGGCTACAGATGGGTGATAGATGAGGCTCAGTTCTATGTAATGGCGTTAATCTATTTCCTTGCCACCAAGCACAGCGCCATAAGCAACAATGATGAAAACCAACTGATGACAGCAAACAATGACATCGATTAGACAAGTGAGAATAAGGCGAAATTGAGGAGAGAAAATAAATCAAAACTAGGGTCTGTTGACCTTTCATGATTAAATTTCATGCCTATGCACCTCGGTCAGTTTGGGCGTAATATAGAACCATAAATCGCTTCTTGTGGAGGGTTTTATGATGAACATGTCAGAAATGAGCTTTATAGATTGGCAACGTCAATTTCATTCAGAAAATGCCTGTCTTGATTACCTGAAAATGCAGCGATGGCCGGATGGATTTATCTGCCCTAAATGTGGTCATCGTCAAGCCTATCAAATCCATACCCGTGAGCTTTATGAATGCTGTCAGTGCCATAAGCAAACATCCGTGACATCTGACACGCTGTTTCACGGCACGCATATCCCGCTGTCTAAATGGTTTACGGCCATTTATTTTATAGGGTCAGACAAAGGCGGAATATCAGCATTACGGCTCAAAAAGCTCATTGAAGTTAACTGGCGAACGGCAAGGTTGATACTGAAAAAATTGCGTATCGCAATGGGGCACAGAGACAGACTGTATTGGTTATCTGGCAACATAGAATTGGATGATTGCTTGGTTGGCGGCAAACAAAAAGGTAAACGTGGTCGAGGCGCGGCAGGGAAAACACCGATAATTGTGGCCGTTGAAACCCAAGGTGAACGAGCCGGCTATATTGCCATGCAGGCTGTTAACCGTATCAGCCACCAAAGTGTCGAGCAATTTGTGCAAGCGCATATTCTCCCCAATCAATATGTTCGCTCAGATGGGCTACGTGCATTGACTATCATTGATAAAACCCAGCATCACGAAGCCAGAGTGACGCCGAAAGAATTGGTTGATGAGTGGCTCCCGTGGGTACATATCGCCATTAGCAACCTGAAAACATTTATTCAGGGCACATTCCACGGAATATCCAAAAAATATGTACAGGAATACCTCAATGAGTTCATTTATCGTTTTAATCGCAGAAGAATAGAAAAACAAATTCCTATGCGGTTGTTAAATATAGCTATTTTTCATTCACCTATGAACTCATGCTGAGCAAAGTGCATAGGCATGTTAAATTTTGTTCGAGATAAAAGCGTTTTAATCGCGGCGAGTGGTTTGGCGCCTAGTTATTCTAAGCAAGAACCGCTCAACAAAGAGTAAAACGCTTTTAGCCGAACCCTGCGGGCAGCGTTTGAGGCTCCTTTCTACTGCGTTATCGGCTTATCAGGTAGCGCAACTACCTATCAAAGCCTCTGCCTTGTATAAAGCAATCTCAAATCGCTGCAAAAACAAACTTGAAAGGTCAACAGACCCTAATAGTACCTAATGCCCAACTCACGAAGCGCATGGCCATACTGATAAAAAAACGCCCGGTCATATCCTGACCGGGCGTTATCATTCTTAACAGCAAGGTGCCAAATTATAAAAACTGCACAAGGTATAAGATGGGCTAAATCGTCACTGTCACGGACTTAACGGACTTTGCGATCTTCACTCATCAGCTCTGAAAATGCCTTATACACACCATCAATCACCTTATTATCCAGTGGCTTATCAGAAATATCCCGCAGCAATATTCGCGTTTGCTCACTATTAGTAGTGCGCTCCAACATCAGACGATAATTCCCTTTTTCCAGTGGCAGCTCAGTGTCATTCCACAATGAGCTCCAAAAGCCAGCATTATCGTCATAACTAAGGAACATCATGTCCTTGCTGCGATCCATATCCGTAATATCAAAGCCCATTTCCGGCAACACAATACGCAAACGGTTCCAGACTTTGTCAAAATCAGCATCGGCAAGATAAAAGTTTTGCTCTCCCTGCTCTAATGCAACATGGATCCCAAGACTCTGCTCCCGCTCACGAGCCTTAGTGGCCTGATCCCGTTTCAGACTCATATAGGCCACAGTAGAATTAAGCATATCTATGGTGTAACGACGTTTATCATTAGCCGTTAGAGCAATATCCTGTTTGTTGCCGTTATAACTTTCTTCATGGGCCAGCAATTTGATGACTATCGCACCGGTCCGCCCATGGGGACGCACCTGCACATCAAATTCATATTTCTGCCGCAATTGATAAATTTTGTCATCGCCCCACAGATTTGAGTCAATGACTTCATCATATTGGATCCAATCTGTGTCGATTTTACCGCTGGCAAAGTCAGCCCGGGCAATGCCGATATGGCGGCGATTGAGGAAGTCTTGCAGATAATCAAAAATTTCCTGTTTCAGATTAATCTTGCTATCGACAGACTCCACCACAATTTTAATATTGTCGCTGCCCTCTTCAACATGAGTGCCCTCTGCCATAGGTAAAATCTGCAGCGGTGGACGAATATCTAACTGGTTACCCACCAAGCTTGGATCAGCCTTAGGCCCCAACGGAGGTATGCTGTATTCACGGCTATAAGTTGGCGTTTTCAATCCTTGTGGAATAACCAAAGGGGCGGAGCGTCCGGCATTGAGGTAGTCCTCGTTGCCATTTGCCTGACGGCGTTCCATCGGGGTACTGCAGGCGGTCAAAGCCGACAACAGTATGACAGGCGTAAGATGCTTAAGCATGTATCAGTTAACCTCTATCCGGGCTTTGTTCATCGCTTGCAGCAGTTGACCATGATAAGTGTCAGAAAGTTCAGTCAAAGGCAGGCGAATATGATTATTATTGATCAATCCCATACGGTGAACGGCCCATTTGACCGGAATGGGATTGGCTTCGCAAAACAGTTCGCTATATAAGCCGGTTAAGGGGGCATCCAAGCGGTGAGCCAAGGTCGCATTGCCAGCCAGTGCAGCATCACACATAGCTTTAAACTCCGCTGGCACAAGATTGTTAGCTACCGAAATCACCCCATTGCCACCTAAGAGTAAAAATTCACAGGCGGTAGCATCATCACCACTGTAAAGCAGAAAATCGGCAGGGCAAAGCTGACGTAAGCGACTGCTGCGGCTTAAATCACCCGTGGCTTCTTTTACCCCAATAATCTTGCTGTGCAGTGCCAATTCAGCCACTGTCTCTGGCAGCATATCCACACCGGTGCGGCCGGGAACATTATATAAAATCTGAGGAATATCAGTACTGTCTGCCACAGCGCGATAATGAGCAATCAGCCCCTGCTGAGTCGGCTTATTGTAATACGGGGTGACGCAGAGCATTGCCGCAACATCCAGTTGACCCAGAGCCTGAGTCAACTCAATCACTTTGGCAGTAGCATTGCCCCCATTGCCGGCAATAACAGGAATACGCCCGGCGGCAAACGCAATAGTCTGCTTCACGACAGCCAAATGTTCTGCCAGGCTTAGGGTGGCAGACTCCCCAGTAGTCCCTACTGAAACGATGGCATCCGTGCCCCGGTCAATATGAAATTCCACCAGCTTTTCCAAGCTGGCATAATCGACTTCCCCGCTGCCGGTCATCGGCGTGATCAGGGCAACCATGCTCCCGTTTAACATCTGACTTCCCCAAGAATTCTGGACAAGCTATGGTACTGATGCCACAAGCGAATGACAAGCTCAGCCAGGACTATGAAAACGAATAAGTTGTGGTAGCATAACTCTCCGCATGAAAATCCGGCTACCGCTGTAAAAGCGCCTTAGATGTCGAAATAACGAGGAAAATTCATGACCAACTACCTGGTCGTCACCGCAATGGGGGCAGATCGTCCCGGCATTGTCAGCAACCTGGCCAGACTGGCCAGTGACTGTGACTGCGATATCGTCGACAGCCGCATGGCGTTGTTTGGCAATGAATTCACTTTAATTATGATGGTTTCTGGATCGTGGGCTGCCATCACCAAAATTGAGACCAGTTTGCCTGCATTAAGCATGGAACTGGAGTTATTGACGGTAATGAAACGCACCTCAAAACATCATATGCCGCAAAATTACATTTCCCGTATTGAAGTGACCTTCCACGGTCAGGATCAGCGTGGCACCATGACCCAGATCACACAGTTTCTGGCCGCCCGCTCACTGGATCTAGCCGCAGTCCGCTCCCACGCTGAAGAAGATGACCAAGGGCATTCTATCCAAACCGTAGTGCTGGCCATTAATATTCCAGAAAAAGTCGTCTTGGAAACCTTAGAGCACAGTATTCATCAACTGGCGCAAGATATGTCATTGGACTGCAGTATCAAACGGATGCAAGGTATTGCAGCGCCCTGATATACCCCACTTAATTGCACATCGCGACGTAAAGCGGGAAGATGCAGGACGGGAATTAAGTATATAACGGTTAACTATCATAGACATGACATAAGGAGCGTGCCCATGAACACATTACAGGCAGGGGATAAAGCCCCCCTATTTACGCTACACGATCAACATGACAAACCAGTGTCCCTGACTGACTGCCTCAGCCAAGGTCAAGTATTAGTCTATTTTTACCCCAAAGCTGCCACCCCAGGCTGTACCGTACAGGCTTGTGGGCTACGTGATAGCAAAGCCAGATTAGATGAACTGCATGTGACAGTGTTGGGCATCAGTCCGGATCCTGTGGCCAAACTTGCGCGCTTCAGTGATAAGCAAGCACTTAACTTCCCCCTGCTAAGCGATGAAGATCATGCCATTGCCACCGCGTTTGGGGTCTGGGGCGAGAAAAAGTTCATGGGGAAAATCTATGATGGTATTCACCGCATCAGTTTTCTGATCGGCCAAGATGGTGTTATCACTCAGGTATTTGATAAATTCAAAACCAAAGACCACCACCAAGTGGTATTGGATTACCTGACATTGAGTTAATCCGGCAAATAGATATAACAGATAACAAAGCGCCGACAATCGCTATAGATTGCCGGCGCTTTTGTTTTCCCTGTCGCGTCACCTAATATCCATATCAAATCAAAGGCGACAAATAATCATGCTTGTAGCTTGTGCAGATTAAGCCAAAAGCAGAGTCAGATAAGGCCACAACAGTGCAGCGGCAATGGTCCACATCGTCAAGCAGATAAAACGGTCCAAATAACACCAAGCCTGCGGCTTTTCAAATACCGGCCCTAATAATCTGGCGCCAAAACTAAGACTGAAAAACCAGATAATCGATGACACGATTGCACCGGCGCCAAACCAAAGTCTGACATTATCGGCGAACTGGGTACTGATACTGCCTAACAACACCACGGTATCCAGATACAAATGAGGATTGAGTAAGCTTATCGCCAGTGTCGTTAAAATGGCGGTGCGAAGTGAATCCGCCCCTTTAGCATGATCCAAGTCCATACCTTGAGGCTGAAATGATGACCTCAATGCATTAGCACCATACCAGATCAAAAAAGTCGCTCCGCCAAAACTGGCCAAATGCTTGATTAAGGGAAATTCTGTGATCAGATGCCCTAACCCCAGTACACCGGCAGAAATCATCACAGCATCGATGAGTGAGCAGAGTATGGCAATAGGTAACGGATGACTGCGGCGGATCCCCTGTTTTAATACAAATGCATTCTGGGCTCCTACGGCAACAATCAAACTGCCACCTACGCCCATCCCCTGAATAAATGCCGTTTGCATCGGCTCCCCTTATAGTTTTCTGATTTTTACTGGAGCGCAAGCATACCCAAGCCACATTAATAAATATAACTAATAATTTTTATGCCTTATCAGTTTTGCTAATATCAACATGACTTTTATTTCCACTCACTTGGGATGACTGATTATGTTTGATTATGTACAACTTAAAGCGTTAGCCGCCGTGATTAACTGCGGTGGATTCGAACGTGCAGCCCAGCAACTCAACATTACCCAATCTGCTGTTTCACAACGGATCCGACAACTGGAATTAAAAACAGGTCAGCCGCTGTTGATCCGAACCAATCCGGTTACGGCCACAGCGCTGGGTAAAAAATTATTACGCCATTTCGCCCAAGTAGAAATGCTGGAGCAAGAGTTACAAACCGAGTTGGCTGATGATACGCCCCAAACACCGAGTAAAATTAAAATTGCGGTCAACGCTGATACGCTGGCGACTTGGTTTCTGCCGGCATTGGCCCCG
This region of Shewanella sp. NFH-SH190041 genomic DNA includes:
- a CDS encoding glycine cleavage system protein R, which translates into the protein MTNYLVVTAMGADRPGIVSNLARLASDCDCDIVDSRMALFGNEFTLIMMVSGSWAAITKIETSLPALSMELELLTVMKRTSKHHMPQNYISRIEVTFHGQDQRGTMTQITQFLAARSLDLAAVRSHAEEDDQGHSIQTVVLAINIPEKVVLETLEHSIHQLAQDMSLDCSIKRMQGIAAP
- the dapA gene encoding 4-hydroxy-tetrahydrodipicolinate synthase, yielding MLNGSMVALITPMTGSGEVDYASLEKLVEFHIDRGTDAIVSVGTTGESATLSLAEHLAVVKQTIAFAAGRIPVIAGNGGNATAKVIELTQALGQLDVAAMLCVTPYYNKPTQQGLIAHYRAVADSTDIPQILYNVPGRTGVDMLPETVAELALHSKIIGVKEATGDLSRSSRLRQLCPADFLLYSGDDATACEFLLLGGNGVISVANNLVPAEFKAMCDAALAGNATLAHRLDAPLTGLYSELFCEANPIPVKWAVHRMGLINNNHIRLPLTELSDTYHGQLLQAMNKARIEVN
- the bcp gene encoding thioredoxin-dependent thiol peroxidase produces the protein MNTLQAGDKAPLFTLHDQHDKPVSLTDCLSQGQVLVYFYPKAATPGCTVQACGLRDSKARLDELHVTVLGISPDPVAKLARFSDKQALNFPLLSDEDHAIATAFGVWGEKKFMGKIYDGIHRISFLIGQDGVITQVFDKFKTKDHHQVVLDYLTLS
- a CDS encoding LysE/ArgO family amino acid transporter — its product is MQTAFIQGMGVGGSLIVAVGAQNAFVLKQGIRRSHPLPIAILCSLIDAVMISAGVLGLGHLITEFPLIKHLASFGGATFLIWYGANALRSSFQPQGMDLDHAKGADSLRTAILTTLAISLLNPHLYLDTVVLLGSISTQFADNVRLWFGAGAIVSSIIWFFSLSFGARLLGPVFEKPQAWCYLDRFICLTMWTIAAALLWPYLTLLLA
- the bamC gene encoding outer membrane protein assembly factor BamC; the encoded protein is MLKHLTPVILLSALTACSTPMERRQANGNEDYLNAGRSAPLVIPQGLKTPTYSREYSIPPLGPKADPSLVGNQLDIRPPLQILPMAEGTHVEEGSDNIKIVVESVDSKINLKQEIFDYLQDFLNRRHIGIARADFASGKIDTDWIQYDEVIDSNLWGDDKIYQLRQKYEFDVQVRPHGRTGAIVIKLLAHEESYNGNKQDIALTANDKRRYTIDMLNSTVAYMSLKRDQATKAREREQSLGIHVALEQGEQNFYLADADFDKVWNRLRIVLPEMGFDITDMDRSKDMMFLSYDDNAGFWSSLWNDTELPLEKGNYRLMLERTTNSEQTRILLRDISDKPLDNKVIDGVYKAFSELMSEDRKVR
- a CDS encoding efflux RND transporter periplasmic adaptor subunit, which gives rise to MKNIILFSLAALLCASAWYWWSFSSQDAKPPSRRGGPVQVVVIDTRISPVRDEVFAIGTVAARESVVITPSVAERITALHFHDGQFVNKGQLLAELDTADQQARVEAARVKLHEQMRELARIRSLVSNQTVAELERDRLQSQLDTAKAELAAAKAAVAERHITAPFAGLLGLRQISKGSLVTPGTVMTTLDDLAVVKLDFAVPERVISQMAAGRSIEATSVAYPGRIFQGRVSGIDTRIDAATRAVTVRAEIPNPDLLLRPGMLMQLVLISNHRDAMMVPESAIIPIGPDHFVYLVEAGKVVRRQVTLGMRQRGFVELVGGIAAGEQLMVRGMMKVRPGRDVTTVAAEPFSYAGVAEEGRQ
- a CDS encoding IS1595 family transposase yields the protein MNMSEMSFIDWQRQFHSENACLDYLKMQRWPDGFICPKCGHRQAYQIHTRELYECCQCHKQTSVTSDTLFHGTHIPLSKWFTAIYFIGSDKGGISALRLKKLIEVNWRTARLILKKLRIAMGHRDRLYWLSGNIELDDCLVGGKQKGKRGRGAAGKTPIIVAVETQGERAGYIAMQAVNRISHQSVEQFVQAHILPNQYVRSDGLRALTIIDKTQHHEARVTPKELVDEWLPWVHIAISNLKTFIQGTFHGISKKYVQEYLNEFIYRFNRRRIEKQIPMRLLNIAIFHSPMNSC